The following coding sequences lie in one Oncorhynchus gorbuscha isolate QuinsamMale2020 ecotype Even-year linkage group LG10, OgorEven_v1.0, whole genome shotgun sequence genomic window:
- the LOC124046100 gene encoding transcription factor Sp5-like isoform X1: MAALTIQRNDNFLHTFLQDRTPSSSPEGAPNALSFLATTCSQAWQVGGTVGSESSQFPYEGAVGVSSASGMFQLWSNEVAVAPSSSLSASSLTAAAHQMTFAVPKVQFPVGPGQSLPSGLGPHPHALYHHHHHHHHHHELPLTPPAEPPSAYSFELSPVKVLSSQSQGPNGPQYYPQHNGVSVGQNFPGFFQNSVSSARHHLSGGQHHVGEEGQQGWWSLPQTTGHGSPTNHHPFSLGRQLVLGHQPQIAALLQGTSKGLLSSTRRCRRCKCPNCQANGGGLEFGKKRLHICHIPECGKVYKKTSHLKAHLRWHAGERPFICNWLFCGKSFTRSDELQRHLRTHTGEKRFGCQQCGKRFMRSDHLSKHVKTHQSRKSRSGGNASDSLLANIKRE, translated from the coding sequence GACCGGACCCCCAGCTCGTCCCCCGAGGGAGCCCCCAACGCCCTGTCCTTCCTGGCCACCACCTGTAGCCAGGCCTGGCAGGTGGGTGGCACGGTGGGCTCTGAGAGCTCCCAGTTCCCCTATGAGGGGGCGGTGGGGGTGAGCTCAGCCTCCGGGATGTTCCAGCTCTGGAGCAACGAGGTGGCGGTGGCCCCTAGTTCTAGTCTCAGCGCCTCCAGTCTCACTGCAGCCGCACATCAGATGACATTCGCGGTGCCCAAAGTCCAGTTCCCTGTTGGCCCTGGACAGAGTCTGCCTTCTGGCCTGGGTCCTCACCCCCACGCactctaccatcaccaccaccatcaccaccaccaccacgagcTGCCCCTGACTCCGCCGGCCGAGCCTCCCTCCGCCTACTCTTTCGAGCTCTCCCCCGTCAAGGTCCTCTCATCCCAGAGCCAGGGTCCCAATGGGCCGCAGTACTACCCCCAGCATAATGGCGTCTCTGTGGGACAAAACTTCCCCGGCTTCTTTCAGAACTCTGTATCCTCCGCCAGGCACCATCTATCCGGCGGACAACACCATGTAGGGGAGGAGGGCCAGCAGGGCTGGTGGAGCCTCCCCCAGACCACTGGCCACGGAAGCCCCACCAACCACCACCCTTTTTCCCTGGGCCGGCAGCTGGTCCTGGGCCACCAGCCCCAAATCGCAGCCCTCCTACAGGGCACCTCCAAGGGCCTGTTATCCTCTACACGCCGCTGCCGTCGCTGCAAGTGCCCCAACTGCCAGGCCAACGGCGGGGGACTCGAGTTTGGCAAGAAACGACTGCACATCTGTCATATCCCAGAGTGCGGCAAGGTGTACAAGAAGACGTCTCACCTGAAGGCCCACCTGCGCTGGCATGCCGGGGAGAGGCCGTTCATCTGCAACTGGCTGTTCTGCGGGAAGAGCTTCACGCGCTCCGACGAGCTACAGCGCCACCTCAGAACACACACCGGGGAGAAGAGGTTCGGATGCCAGCAGTGTGGGAAGAGGTTCATGAGGAGCGACCACCTCTCCAAACACGTCAAGACTCACCAGAGTAGGAAGAGCCGGTCCGGTGGGAACGCGTCGGACTCTCTGTTGGCCAATATCAAGAGAGAGTAG
- the LOC124046100 gene encoding transcription factor Sp5-like isoform X2, producing the protein MFQLWSNEVAVAPSSSLSASSLTAAAHQMTFAVPKVQFPVGPGQSLPSGLGPHPHALYHHHHHHHHHHELPLTPPAEPPSAYSFELSPVKVLSSQSQGPNGPQYYPQHNGVSVGQNFPGFFQNSVSSARHHLSGGQHHVGEEGQQGWWSLPQTTGHGSPTNHHPFSLGRQLVLGHQPQIAALLQGTSKGLLSSTRRCRRCKCPNCQANGGGLEFGKKRLHICHIPECGKVYKKTSHLKAHLRWHAGERPFICNWLFCGKSFTRSDELQRHLRTHTGEKRFGCQQCGKRFMRSDHLSKHVKTHQSRKSRSGGNASDSLLANIKRE; encoded by the coding sequence ATGTTCCAGCTCTGGAGCAACGAGGTGGCGGTGGCCCCTAGTTCTAGTCTCAGCGCCTCCAGTCTCACTGCAGCCGCACATCAGATGACATTCGCGGTGCCCAAAGTCCAGTTCCCTGTTGGCCCTGGACAGAGTCTGCCTTCTGGCCTGGGTCCTCACCCCCACGCactctaccatcaccaccaccatcaccaccaccaccacgagcTGCCCCTGACTCCGCCGGCCGAGCCTCCCTCCGCCTACTCTTTCGAGCTCTCCCCCGTCAAGGTCCTCTCATCCCAGAGCCAGGGTCCCAATGGGCCGCAGTACTACCCCCAGCATAATGGCGTCTCTGTGGGACAAAACTTCCCCGGCTTCTTTCAGAACTCTGTATCCTCCGCCAGGCACCATCTATCCGGCGGACAACACCATGTAGGGGAGGAGGGCCAGCAGGGCTGGTGGAGCCTCCCCCAGACCACTGGCCACGGAAGCCCCACCAACCACCACCCTTTTTCCCTGGGCCGGCAGCTGGTCCTGGGCCACCAGCCCCAAATCGCAGCCCTCCTACAGGGCACCTCCAAGGGCCTGTTATCCTCTACACGCCGCTGCCGTCGCTGCAAGTGCCCCAACTGCCAGGCCAACGGCGGGGGACTCGAGTTTGGCAAGAAACGACTGCACATCTGTCATATCCCAGAGTGCGGCAAGGTGTACAAGAAGACGTCTCACCTGAAGGCCCACCTGCGCTGGCATGCCGGGGAGAGGCCGTTCATCTGCAACTGGCTGTTCTGCGGGAAGAGCTTCACGCGCTCCGACGAGCTACAGCGCCACCTCAGAACACACACCGGGGAGAAGAGGTTCGGATGCCAGCAGTGTGGGAAGAGGTTCATGAGGAGCGACCACCTCTCCAAACACGTCAAGACTCACCAGAGTAGGAAGAGCCGGTCCGGTGGGAACGCGTCGGACTCTCTGTTGGCCAATATCAAGAGAGAGTAG